A genomic segment from Frateuria edaphi encodes:
- a CDS encoding alpha/beta fold hydrolase, which translates to MPTVRYRHANVDGLNVFYREAGTVGKPKLLLLHGFPSAGHMFRDLIPLLGDDFHIVAPDLPGFGQSDMPPRDQFGYTFDHIADVIDRFTEVVGFDRFAVYVFDYGAPTGFRLAVKHPERITGIVSQNGNAYVEGLSEGWNPIRAYWEDPSQANREALRKLLAPDTTRWQYTHGVADESLVSPDGIALDNYYLARPGMDDVQLDLFLDYRSNVALYPAFQAYFREHQPRLLAIWGRNDPFFLPPGAEAFKRDIPEARVSFLDTGHFALETHAGEIAEAILAFFAR; encoded by the coding sequence ATGCCCACTGTTCGATATCGCCATGCCAACGTCGACGGCCTGAACGTTTTCTACCGCGAGGCAGGCACGGTCGGGAAACCCAAGTTGCTGCTGCTCCATGGCTTCCCCAGCGCCGGCCACATGTTTCGCGACCTGATCCCGCTGCTCGGTGACGATTTCCACATCGTCGCGCCCGATCTGCCTGGTTTCGGCCAGTCCGACATGCCGCCGCGAGACCAGTTCGGGTACACGTTCGACCACATCGCCGATGTCATCGACCGCTTTACCGAGGTGGTGGGTTTCGATCGCTTCGCGGTCTATGTGTTCGACTACGGCGCACCGACCGGCTTCCGCCTCGCCGTGAAACACCCCGAGCGCATCACCGGCATCGTTTCGCAGAACGGCAATGCCTATGTCGAAGGACTGAGCGAGGGCTGGAACCCCATCCGCGCTTACTGGGAAGACCCCTCGCAGGCCAACCGCGAGGCACTGCGCAAACTGCTCGCCCCGGACACGACGCGCTGGCAATACACCCATGGTGTCGCCGATGAATCGCTGGTGTCGCCCGATGGCATCGCGCTGGACAATTACTACCTTGCCCGCCCCGGCATGGACGACGTGCAGCTGGACCTGTTCCTCGATTACAGAAGCAACGTCGCCCTGTATCCGGCCTTCCAGGCGTACTTCCGCGAGCATCAGCCGCGCCTCCTGGCGATATGGGGCAGGAACGATCCGTTCTTCCTTCCGCCGGGTGCCGAAGCGTTCAAGCGCGACATCCCCGAAGCACGCGTGAGTTTCCTCGACACCGGGCACTTCGCGCTGGAGACACACGCGGGCGAGATCGCGGAGGCCATCCTCGCCTTCTTCGCCCGTTGA
- a CDS encoding carboxymuconolactone decarboxylase family protein: MSRIATPSVQSATGATAEVYAQIRKAAGSVPNTFAAIGAHGPAALKAVLQAEAVLSSGGLTRQDQETIKLLVSEVTGCDYCVAAHSMLGKMAGLKPEALKQLRAGQPTGDAKRDALARFVRLLVETRGTIAESEFAAIRAAGYTDAQLVDISLAIALVIFTNTFNRINDTELDFPAVQ, from the coding sequence ATGTCACGTATCGCTACCCCTTCCGTCCAGTCGGCCACCGGCGCTACCGCCGAGGTCTATGCGCAGATCCGCAAGGCCGCCGGCAGCGTTCCCAACACCTTCGCCGCGATCGGCGCGCATGGCCCGGCCGCGCTCAAGGCGGTACTGCAGGCCGAAGCCGTGTTGTCGTCCGGTGGCCTGACCCGGCAGGACCAGGAGACCATCAAGCTGCTGGTCAGCGAGGTGACCGGTTGCGACTACTGCGTGGCCGCACACAGCATGCTCGGCAAGATGGCCGGCCTGAAGCCCGAAGCGCTCAAGCAACTCCGCGCCGGCCAGCCGACCGGCGATGCCAAGCGCGACGCGCTGGCCCGTTTCGTGCGCCTCCTGGTCGAGACCCGCGGCACCATCGCCGAATCGGAGTTCGCCGCGATCAGGGCGGCCGGCTACACCGACGCGCAACTGGTGGATATCAGCCTGGCGATCGCGTTGGTCATCTTCACCAACACGTTCAACCGCATCAACGACACCGAGCTGGATTTCCCGGCGGTCCAGTAA
- a CDS encoding LysR family transcriptional regulator, whose translation MDRLAAMEAFVRVVDAGSFSGAARLLRVGQPAVSKTIAQLEERLGVRLLLRSTHGLTPTEAGRSFYERARRAIEEADEAEHAARGAGATLSGRLRICAAVTFSRLHVLPRLPLFLEQHPQLDVDFVLDDRNIDLIEEGIDIALRMGNLADSNLIARKIAQSPRHVFATPAYLERMGVPHVPADLAGHQAVIYEQRGGGTEWSFHREGTTASVAMQGRIRVTAAEGVREGVFAGMGLAVASEWMFAPELASGAVKTVLDGWSLPPVDLWAVFPTGRQASAKARAFASFIESQISDPT comes from the coding sequence ATGGACCGCCTGGCCGCGATGGAAGCCTTCGTCCGCGTCGTCGACGCCGGCTCCTTCTCCGGCGCCGCCCGGCTCCTGCGCGTGGGCCAGCCGGCTGTCTCCAAGACCATCGCCCAACTGGAAGAGCGCCTCGGCGTGCGGCTGCTGCTGCGCTCCACCCACGGCCTCACGCCCACCGAAGCCGGCCGCAGCTTCTACGAACGCGCCAGGCGCGCCATCGAGGAAGCCGACGAAGCCGAACACGCCGCCCGCGGTGCCGGCGCCACCCTCTCCGGCCGCCTGCGCATCTGCGCCGCGGTCACCTTCTCGCGCCTGCACGTACTGCCGCGCCTGCCGCTGTTCCTGGAACAGCACCCCCAGCTCGACGTCGACTTCGTGCTGGACGACCGCAACATCGACCTGATCGAGGAAGGCATCGACATCGCCCTGCGCATGGGCAACCTCGCCGACTCCAACCTGATCGCCCGCAAGATCGCCCAGAGCCCCCGCCACGTCTTCGCCACCCCCGCCTACCTCGAACGCATGGGCGTGCCGCACGTGCCCGCCGATCTCGCCGGGCACCAGGCCGTGATCTACGAGCAGCGCGGCGGCGGCACCGAGTGGTCGTTCCACCGAGAAGGCACCACGGCGTCGGTCGCGATGCAGGGACGCATTCGCGTCACGGCGGCCGAGGGCGTGCGCGAGGGCGTCTTTGCCGGAATGGGGCTGGCCGTCGCGTCAGAGTGGATGTTCGCTCCCGAGCTTGCGTCAGGTGCAGTGAAAACCGTTCTCGATGGCTGGAGCTTGCCACCTGTCGACTTGTGGGCCGTATTCCCAACGGGACGGCAGGCCAGTGCCAAGGCGAGAGCATTCGCCAGCTTCATCGAGTCGCAGATATCGGATCCCACCTGA
- a CDS encoding SDR family NAD(P)-dependent oxidoreductase — protein sequence MKLEGSKVLVTGGSSGIGLAIAQILAAKGAHVLISGRRQEALETAAQRLRADGGRVDAVAADVTTADGLAATMAAVEGTLGGLDVLVNNAGGVRAGRLEATSEREIRAMIEVNLVAPILLTRAALPLLRRSGHGMVVDVSSAIALVGLPFYATYAAAKAGIAHFGEALRRELKGEGVHVLTAYPGATDTPLMASSRAGAEQGFGRESAADVAAAIVQGIEDEAFEVVRANEKRLQMVALNRTDPAAVDARFAELKPMLEEAVRDHAAL from the coding sequence ATGAAACTGGAAGGCAGCAAGGTGCTGGTCACCGGCGGTTCGAGCGGCATTGGCCTGGCGATCGCGCAGATCCTGGCGGCGAAGGGCGCGCACGTGCTCATCAGCGGCCGGCGACAAGAGGCGCTAGAGACGGCCGCGCAGCGGTTGCGCGCGGACGGCGGGCGCGTGGATGCGGTGGCGGCCGACGTCACCACCGCCGACGGGCTGGCGGCCACGATGGCCGCGGTCGAGGGCACGCTCGGCGGGCTGGACGTGCTCGTCAACAATGCCGGCGGCGTGCGTGCCGGCCGGCTGGAGGCGACGAGCGAGCGCGAGATCCGCGCGATGATCGAGGTGAACCTGGTCGCGCCGATCCTGCTCACGCGCGCGGCGCTGCCACTGCTGCGCCGCAGTGGCCACGGCATGGTGGTGGACGTGTCCTCGGCGATCGCGCTGGTCGGTTTGCCGTTCTATGCCACCTACGCGGCGGCCAAGGCCGGCATCGCGCATTTCGGCGAGGCGTTGCGGCGCGAGCTGAAGGGCGAGGGCGTGCATGTGCTGACGGCCTACCCGGGCGCGACCGATACCCCGTTGATGGCGTCCAGCCGCGCTGGCGCGGAGCAGGGGTTCGGGCGCGAGTCGGCGGCGGACGTGGCGGCCGCGATCGTGCAAGGCATCGAGGACGAGGCGTTCGAGGTGGTGCGCGCCAACGAGAAGCGGCTGCAGATGGTGGCGCTCAATCGCACCGATCCTGCTGCGGTCGATGCGCGGTTTGCCGAGCTCAAGCCGATGCTGGAGGAAGCGGTGCGGGATCACGCGGCGCTGTGA
- a CDS encoding response regulator: protein MNPNAPSVLVVDDEAQIRRFLDIALRAEGYRVLQASTAEAGLALAATQAPDLVILDLGLPDREGHEVLAELRQWSAVPVLMLSVRDSEAEKVRALDNGANDYVTKPFGVQEVMARLRALLRDRVLAASREPSPRYEDGHLVIDQVRREVSLDGEALSLTRKEYAVLAALLQHPDRVVSQQQLLREVWGASHVHDTHYLRIVVGRLRQKLHDDPASPRWLKTEPGVGYRFLAKSGGGNQHQGA, encoded by the coding sequence GTGAATCCGAACGCCCCCTCCGTGCTGGTGGTCGACGACGAGGCGCAGATCCGCCGTTTCCTCGATATCGCATTGCGCGCCGAGGGTTATCGCGTGCTGCAGGCAAGCACCGCGGAAGCGGGACTCGCGCTGGCCGCCACGCAGGCGCCGGACCTTGTCATTCTCGATCTCGGGCTGCCCGACCGCGAAGGCCACGAGGTGCTGGCAGAACTCCGGCAGTGGAGTGCGGTGCCTGTCCTGATGTTGTCGGTGCGCGACTCCGAAGCGGAAAAGGTGCGCGCCCTTGACAACGGTGCCAACGATTATGTGACTAAGCCGTTCGGCGTACAGGAGGTGATGGCGCGCCTTCGCGCGCTCTTGCGCGACCGCGTGCTTGCCGCCTCCCGCGAACCGTCGCCGCGCTACGAAGACGGGCACTTGGTGATCGACCAAGTGCGCCGGGAGGTCAGCCTGGATGGCGAGGCCTTGTCACTCACCCGCAAGGAATATGCGGTTCTGGCCGCCTTGCTGCAACACCCCGATCGCGTGGTCAGCCAGCAGCAGCTCCTGCGTGAGGTCTGGGGCGCAAGCCACGTCCACGACACGCATTATTTGCGGATCGTCGTCGGACGGTTGCGCCAGAAGCTCCACGACGACCCGGCGTCGCCGCGATGGCTGAAGACGGAGCCCGGCGTCGGGTATCGCTTCCTGGCGAAGTCTGGAGGTGGAAACCAGCACCAAGGTGCGTAA
- a CDS encoding peroxiredoxin-like family protein, producing the protein MSLQAKLDAFKADFEAGKPPYSVPHSVIDAMHRATAELIASGAAGRALKAGDRAPSFALKDPQGQLVQSAELLRQGQLIVSFYRGVWCPYCNMELQALEAVLPEFDRLGARLVAISPQVPANSRKSVRQNHLSFPILSDTKGEVGAAFGLRFELPDYLVEVYKGLKNDLPAFNDDPSWTLPMPGRYVIGQDGTILYAEVNPDYTRRPEAEDMLPVLRQAAQSRAA; encoded by the coding sequence ATGTCACTGCAAGCCAAGCTGGATGCCTTCAAGGCCGATTTCGAAGCAGGCAAACCACCGTACAGCGTGCCGCATTCGGTCATCGACGCGATGCATCGCGCCACCGCTGAACTGATCGCCTCCGGCGCGGCCGGGCGCGCGCTCAAGGCAGGCGACCGCGCGCCGTCGTTCGCGCTGAAAGACCCCCAGGGCCAGCTGGTGCAGTCGGCCGAACTGCTTCGGCAAGGGCAGTTGATCGTCAGCTTCTACCGCGGCGTGTGGTGTCCGTACTGCAACATGGAGTTGCAGGCGCTCGAGGCCGTTCTGCCCGAGTTCGACAGGCTCGGCGCGCGGCTGGTCGCGATCTCGCCGCAGGTTCCGGCGAACAGCCGCAAGTCGGTGCGCCAGAACCACCTGTCCTTCCCGATCCTGTCCGACACGAAGGGCGAGGTCGGCGCAGCCTTCGGCCTGCGCTTCGAACTGCCGGACTACCTGGTCGAGGTCTACAAGGGCCTGAAGAACGACCTGCCCGCGTTCAACGACGACCCGAGCTGGACGCTGCCGATGCCGGGCCGCTACGTGATCGGGCAGGACGGCACGATCCTCTACGCCGAAGTGAATCCGGACTACACCCGTCGACCCGAGGCGGAGGACATGCTGCCGGTACTGCGCCAGGCGGCGCAGAGTCGCGCGGCCTGA
- a CDS encoding carboxymuconolactone decarboxylase family protein, giving the protein MTTFTIYTPDNAPAASKAGLDGARAAFGFVPNLQATMAESPELLAGYSTLWGLFAETSLTPHEQQVVMLTSNFENECHYCMAGHSVLAKMQKMDPAVIAALRNGTPLPDARLEALHRYTGLVVRQRGWVSDADTDAFLAAGFTRRNVFEVILGVATKVMSNYTNHIAHTQLDAFMHGSEWTKPTAEQAA; this is encoded by the coding sequence ATGACAACGTTCACCATCTACACCCCCGACAACGCACCCGCTGCCTCCAAGGCCGGCCTCGACGGCGCCAGGGCCGCCTTCGGCTTCGTGCCGAACCTGCAGGCGACCATGGCCGAATCGCCGGAGCTGCTGGCCGGCTATTCCACGCTGTGGGGCCTGTTCGCCGAGACATCGCTGACGCCGCACGAGCAGCAGGTGGTGATGCTCACCTCGAACTTCGAGAACGAGTGCCACTACTGCATGGCTGGCCACTCGGTGCTGGCGAAGATGCAGAAGATGGACCCGGCGGTGATCGCCGCGTTGCGCAACGGCACGCCGCTGCCCGATGCGCGGCTGGAAGCGCTGCATCGCTACACCGGGCTGGTCGTGCGCCAGCGCGGTTGGGTGTCGGACGCGGACACCGACGCCTTCCTGGCCGCCGGTTTTACCCGCCGCAACGTGTTCGAAGTGATCCTGGGCGTGGCGACCAAGGTGATGAGCAACTACACCAACCACATCGCCCATACCCAGCTCGACGCCTTCATGCACGGCAGCGAGTGGACCAAGCCGACCGCCGAACAGGCCGCCTGA
- a CDS encoding CGNR zinc finger domain-containing protein → MTQAVPAFFLADSLALDFLNSVATPVDAPVDWLGDGEGLLGWLRQAQLVPEEVLLATRERAIPGEIDRLAGQARALREWFRGFVRDHMGRPLREADLAELAPLNELLKRDESFGRIVAAPAGQSPAFALARMRRWNSPEALLLPIAEAIARVVCDEDFSYVKACEGPTCTLFFADHTRGHARRWCSMALCGNRAKQAAHRHRRKAQPGG, encoded by the coding sequence ATGACACAAGCGGTACCCGCCTTTTTCCTGGCCGACTCGCTCGCGCTGGACTTCCTCAACTCCGTGGCGACGCCCGTGGACGCCCCGGTCGACTGGCTCGGGGACGGCGAGGGACTGCTGGGCTGGCTTCGGCAGGCGCAACTCGTGCCCGAGGAGGTGCTCCTCGCGACGCGCGAGCGGGCCATTCCGGGGGAGATCGATCGGCTGGCCGGACAGGCCAGGGCGCTGCGCGAGTGGTTTCGCGGCTTCGTGCGCGATCACATGGGCCGCCCGCTGCGCGAGGCCGATCTGGCTGAACTTGCGCCGCTCAATGAACTGCTCAAGCGCGACGAAAGCTTTGGCCGGATCGTTGCGGCGCCCGCGGGCCAATCGCCCGCGTTCGCGCTGGCCCGGATGCGTCGTTGGAACTCACCCGAGGCTTTGCTGCTGCCGATCGCCGAAGCGATTGCCCGGGTGGTTTGCGACGAAGACTTCTCTTACGTGAAGGCTTGCGAGGGACCCACGTGCACACTGTTTTTCGCCGATCACACGCGAGGCCATGCTCGTCGCTGGTGCAGCATGGCCCTTTGCGGGAATCGCGCGAAACAGGCGGCCCACCGTCACCGGCGAAAGGCGCAGCCCGGCGGGTAA
- a CDS encoding TetR/AcrR family transcriptional regulator, translating into MRRQAATQGRRRLGFDVGTDWYQRHSCYGTHKYQRKGARVKEQSDPTSAPQPVRERILQAAMDTFVELGYAEASTLKIATRAQVSKRELYAHFGTKQAMLAACIADRVGRMRLPSELAVPDRRDELATLLARLGATVLREVTQPEVVAVFRLAVMEAQRAPEVATTLESSRRSVRGVIGQVTEQARSAGLIDKHAPKDMDVRFLALLWDDLLVSLLLRLREAPGTAEINRRAKRAADDFLRLYAQT; encoded by the coding sequence GTGCGCCGCCAGGCAGCAACGCAGGGGCGACGGCGGCTGGGTTTCGATGTCGGTACCGACTGGTACCAACGTCACTCATGCTACGGTACCCACAAGTACCAACGCAAGGGCGCGCGTGTGAAAGAACAGTCCGATCCGACATCGGCCCCGCAGCCGGTCCGCGAACGCATCCTGCAGGCGGCCATGGACACGTTCGTGGAACTGGGCTACGCCGAAGCAAGCACCTTGAAGATCGCCACACGCGCGCAGGTGTCCAAGCGCGAGCTGTACGCCCATTTCGGCACCAAGCAGGCGATGCTGGCGGCCTGCATCGCCGACCGCGTCGGGCGCATGCGCTTGCCGAGCGAGTTGGCGGTGCCGGATCGACGCGACGAACTGGCCACCCTGCTCGCCCGGCTGGGCGCCACCGTGTTGCGCGAAGTCACCCAACCCGAGGTGGTGGCGGTATTCCGGCTTGCCGTCATGGAAGCCCAGCGCGCCCCGGAAGTGGCCACGACCCTCGAGTCGTCACGGCGGTCGGTGCGCGGCGTGATCGGCCAGGTCACGGAACAGGCGCGGTCCGCAGGACTGATCGACAAGCATGCTCCGAAGGATATGGACGTCCGTTTCCTCGCGCTGCTCTGGGACGATCTGCTGGTGAGCCTGCTGCTGCGTTTGCGCGAAGCACCGGGCACCGCGGAGATCAACCGGCGCGCCAAACGGGCCGCCGATGACTTCCTCAGGCTCTATGCGCAGACCTGA